One segment of Gemmatimonadaceae bacterium DNA contains the following:
- a CDS encoding FAD-binding oxidoreductase produces MVRDTGGTRPVTATVTLDDIGSRVAAAAAGGRALRIAGRGTWLDAGGPVEAGETLSLASYSGIVDYVPGDLTITVRAGTPLTEIASATREHGQWLPLDPPGSPDGTIGATVATGSYGPLATAFGRPRDQVLGLESVSGTGEVITVGSRVVKNVAGFDLTRLLVGSWGTLGVITQLTLRLRARNDVERSAGIVVPERGRKLAAVLAAARAARIAPLALELLDPSVAHRLGLPAETVLLARFGGNSESVTAQLAELAALGQSFAAPDDCWDRLRALDADATATLRFSTPLADLPILWDALADGATGGQELLRHATVMRGIVRCLVQAPAGSARSLDDVLTGIARPLESARLIPERLGNAWSRIAGASIDDPISRRVKLAFDPANVLNPGILGESP; encoded by the coding sequence ATGGTACGCGACACCGGCGGGACGCGGCCGGTGACGGCGACGGTCACACTCGACGACATCGGCTCGCGGGTCGCGGCGGCGGCGGCGGGCGGACGCGCGCTCCGGATCGCCGGACGCGGCACGTGGCTCGACGCGGGGGGGCCCGTCGAGGCGGGCGAGACTCTGAGCCTCGCGTCGTACTCCGGGATAGTCGACTACGTCCCGGGAGATCTCACTATCACCGTTCGGGCCGGTACTCCGCTCACCGAGATCGCGAGCGCGACGCGCGAGCATGGCCAGTGGCTTCCGCTGGATCCGCCGGGCTCGCCCGACGGCACGATCGGTGCGACCGTCGCTACGGGATCGTACGGGCCGCTCGCGACCGCGTTCGGCAGGCCGCGCGATCAGGTGCTCGGCCTGGAGTCGGTGTCCGGCACCGGCGAGGTGATAACCGTCGGCTCGCGCGTGGTGAAGAACGTCGCGGGCTTCGATCTCACCCGCCTCCTCGTGGGATCCTGGGGAACGCTGGGCGTCATCACCCAGCTCACGCTGCGCTTGCGCGCGCGCAACGACGTCGAGCGCAGCGCCGGGATCGTCGTGCCGGAGCGGGGCCGGAAGCTCGCCGCGGTTCTCGCCGCCGCCCGAGCCGCGCGTATCGCCCCGCTCGCGCTCGAGCTCCTGGACCCGTCCGTCGCACACCGGCTGGGGCTTCCCGCGGAGACGGTCCTGCTCGCCCGCTTCGGCGGAAACAGCGAGAGCGTCACCGCGCAGCTCGCGGAGCTCGCCGCGCTCGGACAATCCTTCGCGGCCCCGGACGATTGCTGGGACCGGCTCCGCGCGCTCGACGCGGACGCGACGGCGACGCTCCGCTTCTCGACGCCGCTCGCCGACCTGCCGATCCTCTGGGACGCGCTGGCCGACGGGGCGACCGGCGGGCAGGAGCTGCTCCGGCACGCGACCGTCATGCGCGGGATCGTGCGCTGCCTGGTGCAAGCTCCGGCCGGATCCGCGCGGTCGCTGGACGACGTGCTGACCGGGATCGCGCGCCCGCTCGAGAGCGCGCGCCTCATTCCGGAGCGGCTCGGGAACGCCTGGAGCCGGATCGCTGGAGCATCCATCGACGATCCGATCTCGCGCCGGGTGAAGCTGGCCTTCGATCCGGCGAACGTGCTCAACCCGGGAATTCTCGGAGAGTCTCCGTGA
- a CDS encoding heterodisulfide reductase-related iron-sulfur binding cluster: MTAAANVTGSATDATPPGDAIVCALPGTPLAGALPGINACVHCGFCLQACPTYLAMEDENDSPRGRIFLMRSLLEGTVPVDDPVVREHIDRCLGCRACETVCPSGVPYGQLLEATRATLTQVRPVPLLARLLLWSFARPWVLAIGMAGGRFLAATPIPWLLSRLPGKIGFAMAMLASTESRLERGGYKPTIAPTRGSFALLEGCVMEGLFTATNRATERTLAVNGYEPREARGQRCCGALHAHAGDLETARRLARRNIDAFERSGADFIVVNAAGCGAAMKDYGLLLEHDAEWAERASAVAAKARDVSELLAAAGPLRGNPLPFRVTYDAPCHLQHAQRVVQAPLAVLSAIPDLELVPLHDSDQCCGSAGIYNLIEPEVSDRVLTPKLANIKATGAPWVATGNPGCMMQIGAGMLRAGIPARTVHPVDLLDASYAARG, from the coding sequence GTGACGGCGGCGGCCAACGTCACCGGCTCCGCGACGGACGCGACTCCGCCCGGGGACGCGATCGTGTGCGCGCTCCCCGGCACTCCGCTCGCCGGCGCGCTGCCCGGGATCAACGCGTGCGTGCACTGCGGCTTCTGCCTGCAGGCCTGCCCCACGTATCTCGCGATGGAGGACGAGAACGACAGCCCGCGCGGCCGCATCTTCCTGATGCGCTCGCTGCTGGAAGGTACGGTGCCCGTGGACGATCCCGTCGTGCGCGAGCACATCGACCGCTGCCTCGGCTGCCGCGCGTGCGAGACCGTTTGCCCCTCGGGAGTGCCGTACGGCCAGCTGCTGGAAGCCACCCGCGCAACGCTCACGCAGGTGCGCCCCGTTCCGCTGCTCGCGCGGCTGCTGCTCTGGTCCTTCGCGCGGCCGTGGGTGCTCGCGATCGGGATGGCGGGCGGGCGATTCCTCGCGGCCACGCCGATCCCGTGGCTGCTGTCGCGGTTGCCGGGCAAGATCGGCTTCGCGATGGCGATGCTGGCGTCCACGGAGAGCCGGCTCGAGCGCGGCGGATACAAGCCGACCATCGCTCCGACGCGCGGATCGTTCGCCCTGCTCGAGGGCTGCGTGATGGAAGGACTCTTCACCGCGACCAATCGGGCGACCGAGCGGACGCTCGCGGTGAACGGGTACGAGCCGCGCGAGGCGCGCGGCCAGCGATGCTGCGGCGCGCTGCACGCGCACGCCGGCGATCTCGAGACCGCGCGCCGACTCGCGCGGCGCAACATCGACGCGTTCGAGCGGTCGGGCGCCGACTTCATCGTCGTGAACGCAGCCGGGTGCGGCGCCGCGATGAAGGACTACGGTCTGCTGCTCGAGCACGACGCGGAATGGGCGGAGCGCGCGAGCGCCGTGGCGGCGAAGGCGCGCGACGTAAGCGAGCTGCTGGCCGCGGCCGGGCCGCTGCGCGGAAACCCGCTGCCGTTCAGGGTGACGTACGACGCGCCGTGCCATCTGCAGCACGCGCAGCGCGTGGTGCAGGCGCCGCTCGCGGTGCTGAGCGCGATCCCGGACCTGGAGCTGGTTCCACTGCACGATTCCGATCAGTGCTGCGGCAGCGCGGGCATCTACAACCTCATCGAGCCCGAGGTCTCCGACCGCGTGCTCACTCCCAAGCTCGCGAACATCAAGGCCACCGGCGCGCCGTGGGTGGCGACCGGAAATCCCGGCTGCATGATGCAGATCGGGGCCGGCATGCTGCGCGCCGGGATCCCCGCTCGAACCGTTCATCCCGTGGATCTGCTCGACGCCTCGTACGCCGCCCGTGGCTGA